In Topomyia yanbarensis strain Yona2022 chromosome 2, ASM3024719v1, whole genome shotgun sequence, one DNA window encodes the following:
- the LOC131682049 gene encoding uncharacterized protein LOC131682049, whose product MAVAVNVLLLLTCVLTLATASPHFLKKKLILTSDSNDGGFGGHDGGGSASGTFSIGGGGFGLSFGGGLLGGHGGSSGGGGGAGSYSGSGGTDVGYAGPSFIGSGSGQSHGSAGSFSGSSNGVVSHGVSNGGVGGGYDSNHSPSYGHGQAGHAPATDLSPPGVGSASHYGSSSNSFASASASSFASANAGTHGNGGFATGSAPTGGSVGFTSPNGGHGGHSSSGFTGSSGGHGGSGGFTGHGGSAGSHGGGFTKEITITKHVDRPVVVEKPVPVPVDRPYPVYIEKQVPVTVIKEVPVDRPVAVPMPAGHGGAANSGSFGGSYASAYAGASSYASSGSYGTGGGQSGYNGGGNSGGHGGGGYGGGHGSVGLGAGGNGGSIGGSFGGGFGGGHGGGGNGIRKTITIEKTFNKPKHHHHHHHGW is encoded by the coding sequence TTGACATGTGTCTTAACTCTAGCAACGGCATCACctcattttctgaagaagaaacTGATATTGACATCTGACAGTAATGATGGAGGTTTCGGAGGTCACGACGGTGGTGGCAGTGCCAGTGGAACATTCTCCATTGGTGGAGGAGGATTCGGGTTGAGTTTTGGTGGTGGCCTGCTGGGAGGTCATGGAGGAAGcagcggtggtggtggtggtgctgGCAGTTATTCTGGTTCCGGAGGAACTGACGTTGGATATGCTGGACCTAGCTTCATTGGAAGTGGTTCAGGTCAATCACATGGATCTGCTGGTTCGTTCAGTGGATCTAGTAACGGAGTGGTCTCTCACGGAGTATCAAACGGAGGCGTAGGTGGAGGTTACGACAGTAATCATTCTCCATCGTATGGGCACGGACAAGCTGGACATGCGCCGGCAACAGACCTAAGTCCACCGGGAGTAGGATCGGCGAGTCATTATGGTAGTTCATCTAACAGTTTTGCAAGTGCAAGTGCAAGTAGTTTTGCTAGCGCGAATGCTGGTACTCATGGGAATGGCGGTTTTGCTACCGGTTCCGCTCCAACAGGAGGGTCAGTTGGATTCACCAGTCCTAATGGAGGTCATGGCGGTCATAGTTCTTCTGGTTTTACTGGCTCCAGCGGTGGACATGGTGGCTCTGGCGGTTTCACTGGTCATGGTGGTTCTGCGGGAAGCCACGGAGGAGGATTCACCAAAGAGATTACGATTACAAAACATGTCGATCGTCCAGTTGTTGTAGAAAAACCAGTCCCAGTTCCAGTGGATAGACCGTATCCGGTTTATATTGAGAAGCAAGTTCCAGTTACGGTGATTAAAGAAGTTCCTGTCGATAGACCTGTTGCTGTTCCGATGCCTGCGGGACACGGTGGTGCAGCAAATAGTGGATCCTTTGGTGGAAGTTATGCATCTGCCTATGCTGGGGCAAGCAGTTATGCATCATCTGGAAGCTACGGTACTGGAGGCGGACAGTCTGGTTACAATGGCGGTGGTAATAGTGGCGGTCATGGCGGCGGTGGGTATGGCGGTGGTCACGGTAGTGTAGGCCTTGGCGCTGGTGGTAACGGTGGTAGTATTGGTGGTAGTTTTGGAGGTGGTTTTGGTGGTGGTCATGGCGGTGGTGGTAACGGTATAAGAAAGACAATTACCATTGAGAAAACTTTCAATAAGCCaaagcatcatcatcatcatcaccatggATGGTGA